One Silurus meridionalis isolate SWU-2019-XX chromosome 10, ASM1480568v1, whole genome shotgun sequence genomic window carries:
- the abca1b gene encoding phospholipid-transporting ATPase ABCA1b has product MSVSTQLGLLLWKNFTYRRRQTFQLLIEIVWPLFIFFILIAVRLNYPPYEQHECHFPNKAMPSAGTLPWIQGIVCNANNPCFRHPTPGESPGVVGNFNDSIISRLFSDVKKILLYSQNDKSLDRFEKLINAVKDMQNNTSGFKLKDFLNDNETLSTFLIQNASLTDNIVQDILKAEVNLEKVLTQGYGVHLRSMCNTSTLEQFVTFPNETVADLTHKMICSSSQHWLNQAEKHFLANLDFFKPLRSDTRPERNDTRHVVKATDSLLESLSSLAVELASMRSWSDLRNEILFLTQNATGSPSQMYQAVSRIVCGHPEGGGLKIKSLNWYEDSNFKAMFGNYNSSDEEPVSVYDNTTTPYCNNLMRNIETSPISRMIWRALKPLLMGKILYTPHTPATQKIIQEVNRTFQELGILRDLGGMWEETRPKVWNFMENSEEVDLVRMLLQNNVTAYFFSAQLTGTRWSVQDLSSFLTKHSEDTRPPGTAFTWRNVFNETDQAIMSISRFMECVNLDKLEPVSTEEKLVSESLGLLDNRKFWAGIVFPDIDLNSTELPPHVNYKIRMDIDNVERTNKIKDAYWDPGPRADPFEDMRYIWGGFSYLQDVIEQSIIRAVTGTKEKTGVYIQQMPYPCYVDDIFLRVIGRSMPLFMTLAWMYSVAIIIKSVVYEKEARLKETMRIMGLDNGILWFSWFISSLIPLLMSAGLLVFALKMGNLLPYSDPGVVFLFLGSFAVVTIMQCFLISTAFARANLAAACGGIIYFTLYLPYVLCVAWEEYVGLRSKVITSLLSPVAFGFGCEYFALFEEQGVGIQWSNLISSPMEGDDYSLTTAIIMMYFDAFLYGVLTWYIEAVFPGQYGIPRPWYFPFTKSYWFGEGEQQQAPTIHGKKANAGAVCTEEEPTHLELGVYIKNLVKVYRHGKKVAVDGLTLGFYEGQITSFLGHNGAGKTTTMSILTGLFPPTSGTAYIMGKDIRSELSAIRQSLGVCPQHNVLFSMLTVEEHIWFYARLKGLSELTVKAEMDQILYDTGLPHKRKSKTSELSGGMQRKLSVALAFVGGSKVVILDEPTAGVDPYARRGIWDLLLKYRAGRTIILSTHHMDEADILGDRIAIISHGKLCCVGSSLFLKTHLGTGYYLTLVKKEPEASLSSSRNSTTTVSYIKKDEEDSESSSDAGLGSDHESDAATAIGTLWTDSPVIPADTSLISGLILKHVPNARMVEDLGHEITCVLPYESAKDGAFVDLFQDLDDHLADLGISSYGVSDTTLEEIFLKVAEDSGVDTEMMSDGTLPVRRRRRHAFGADHQSCLKPSTEDDNFDGNDSEADPDSKETDHLSSTDGKGSYQVKGWSLKRQQFVALLWKRFLYARRSRKGFFAQIVLPAVFVCIALVFSLIVPPFGKYPSLALQPWMYEDQVTFISNDAPEDASTQKLLSALTEAPGFGTRCMHGEPEPDFLCTMGDEEWSIPEVAENLWDVFLNKNWTMENPSPECECSCDGKKKMLPECPAGAGGLPPPQIKISERDTLQNLTGRNISDYLVKTYAQIIGKSLKNKVWVNEFRYGGFSLGARSTQVLPPAQEIDDAISRVREIFHLQKNSGTAADRFLTSLSAFINGLDTKNNVKIWFNNKGWHSIGSFISVMSNGILRANLPPGKDPNKYGITAYNHPLNLTKEQISQVALVTTSVDVLVSICVIFAMSFVPASFVVFLIQERVSKAKHMQFISGVQPYLYWLANFIWDMCNYIVPATLVIIIFMCFQQKAYVSSTNLPVLALLLLLYGWSITPLMYPASFVFQIPSTAYVVLTSVNILIGINGSVSTFVLELFGGDKVGGINDILKNVLLIFPHFCLGRGLIDMVKNQAMADALERFGENHFRSPFEWDMVGKNLFAMAVEGAVFFIITVLIQYRFFIKPRAVRPKLSPIGEEDEDVARERQRIISGAGQGDILELRELTKVYERKKKPAVDRLCVGIPPGECFGLLGVNGAGKTSTFKMLTGDSAVTSGEAFLARKSILREIDEVHQNMGYCPQFDAINDLLTGREHLEFYAILRGIPEVEVCEVAEWGIRKLGLIKYADKAAGSYSGGNMRKLSTAMALIGGPPVVFLDEPTTGMDPKARRALWNCILSIIKAGRSVVLTSHSMEECEALCTRMAIMVNGRFRCLGSVQHLKNRFGDGYTIILRVAGPEPDLQPVMKFIELELPGSILKEKHRNMLQYQLPSSLSSLAHIFSILAQQKDFLQIEDYSVSQTTLDQVFVNFAKDQSDDHCDHSIRRKEAIVSIPLLDLPPTLKDASHKESFV; this is encoded by the exons ATGTCTGTCTCCACTCAGTTGGGCCTGCTGCTATGGAAGAACTTTACTTATAGGAGACGACAAACG TTCCAGCTGCTAATTGAGATTGTGTGGCCTCTCTTTATCTTCTTCATCTTGATTGCTGTGAGATTGAACTACCCCCCATATGAACAACATGAGT GTCATTTTCCCAACAAAGCCATGCCTTCAGCAGGCACCCTGCCATGGATCCAGGGCATTGTGTGCAATGCCAATAACCCATGCTTTCGTCACCCCACCCCTGGAGAATCCCCTGGAGTAGTCGGCAACTTTAATGATTCCAT AATATCACGACTTTTTTCGGATGTCAAGAAAATCCTCCTGTACAGTCAAAATGACAAGAGTCTGGATAGGTTTGAAAAGTTAATCAATGCAGTAAAAGACATGCAGAACAACACTTCAG GTTTCAAGCTTAAAGATTTCCTAAATGACAACGAGACCCTGTCTACATTCCTCATTCAAAACGCTTCCCTGACAGATAATATTGTACAGGATATTTTAAAGGCAGAAGTAAACCTGGAAAAG GTGCTAACACAAGGATATGGAGTACATCTGAGGTCCATGTGTAACACTTCCACCTTGGAGCAATTTGTGACATTCCCAAATGAAACAGTAGCAGACCTCACTCACAAAATGATCTGCAGCTCATCCCAGCACTGGCTAAACCAAGCTGAGAAACACTTCCTGGCCAACTTGGACTTCTTCAAACCACTAAGG tcaGACACTAGACCTGAGAGAAACGACACCAGGCATGTTGTCAAAGCCACAGACAGCCTATTGGAAAGCCTGAGTTCTTTAGCCGTGGAG TTGGCCAGCATGCGGAGCTGGAGTGACCTCCGCAATGAGATCCTCTTCCTGACCCAGAATGCCACTGGTTCACCCAGTCAGATGTACCAGGCTGTGTCAAGAATAGTGTGTGGACACCCTGAAGGTGGGGGCCTCAAAATCAAGTCTCTTAATTGGTATGAGGACAGCAACTTTAAAGCAATGTTTGGCAACTACAACAGCAGCGATGAGGAACCTGTTTCAGTCTACGACAACACAACCA CTCCCTACTGTAACAATCTAATGAGGAACATTGAGACTAGCCCCATCTCTAGGATGATCTGGAGAGCACTGAAGCCTCTGCTCATGGGGAAGATCctgtacacacctcacacccCTGCTACACAAAAGATCATCCAGGAG GTCAACAGGACATTTCAAGAGCTTGGTATTCTTCGTGATCTGGGTGGGATGTGGGAAGAGACCAGGCCCAAGGTGTGGAACTTCATGGAGAACAGTGAAGAAGTGGACTTAGTGCGG ATGTTGCTACAGAACAATGTCACAGCCTATTTTTTCAGTGCCCAGCTGACTGGTACTCGGTGGAGTGTGCAGGATCTTAGCAGTTTTCTGACCAAGCATTCAGAGGACACACGGCCACCTGGGACAGCATTTACATGGAGAAATGTCTTCAATGAAACCGATCAAGCGATTATGAGCATATCCCGCTTTATGGAG tgtgtgaATCTGGATAAACTAGAGCCTGTGAGCACAGAGGAGAAGTTAGTGAGTGAGTCTCTTGGTCTGCTAGACAACAGGAAGTTCTGGGCTGGAATTGTGTTCCCTGATATCGATCTTAACAGCACTGAGCTGCCTCCACATGTCAACTACAAAATCCGCATGGACATTGACAATGTGGAGCGCACCAACAAGATCAAGGATGC GTACTGGGACCCTGGCCCCAGAGCTGATCCATTTGAGGACATGCGGTACATTTGGGGCGGTTTCTCTTACCTGCAGGATGTAATAGAACAGAGCATCATCAGAGCAGTAACGGGAACTAAAGAGAAGACTGGAGTCTACATCCAGCAGATGCCTTACCCATGTTATGTTGATGACAT TTTCCTGCGTGTGATAGGTCGCTCCATGCCCCTCTTCATGACCTTGGCCTGGATGTACTCTGTGGCTATTATAATAAAGAGTGTTGTCTATGAGAAGGAGGCTCGCCTCAAGGAGACCATGAGAATTATGGGATTGGATAACGGTATCCTGTGGTTTAGCTGGTTCATTAGCAGTCTTATCCCACTTCTCATGAGTGCTGGTCTGCTAGTGTTTGCACTTAAG ATGGGGAACCTGCTTCCCTACAGTGACCCTGGtgtggtcttcctctttttggGCTCCTTTGCTGTGGTCACTATTATGCAATGTTTTCTAATCAGCACAGCATTTGCTCGGGCAAACCTGGCTGCAGCGTGTGGAGGAATCATCTACTTCACCCTCTATCTGCCTTATGTGCTGTGTGTGGCCTGGGAGGAATATGTGGGTCTTCGTTCTAAAGTTATCACT AGTCTACTTTCTCCAGTGGCCTTTGGGTTTGGCTGTGAGTACTTTGCCCTGTTTGAAGAGCAGGGAGTGGGGATACAGTGGAGCAACCTAATTTCTAGCCCAATGGAAGGGGACGACTACAGCCTCACTACAGCAATTATAATGATGTACTTTGATGCCTTTCTCTACGGTGTCTTGACCTGGTACATTGAGGCTGTTTTTCCTGGTCAGTATGGTATTCCCAGACCATGGTACTTCCCATTTACCAAGTCTTACTGGTTTGGAGAAGGAGAGCAACAGCAGGCACCCACAATACATGGGAAGAAGGCAAATGCAGGAG ctGTGTGTACTGAGGAAGAGCCCACTCATCTTGAACTGGGAGTGTACATTAAGAATTTGGTGAAGGTCTATCGGCATGGTAAAAAGGTTGCTGTAGACGGCCTGACACTGGGATTCTACGAGGGTCAGATTACATCATTTCTGGGGCACAATGGAGCTGGAAAAACCACCACAAT GTCCATCCTGACTGGTTTGTTTCCACCAACATCTGGCACAGCATACATAATGGGCAAAGATATCCGATCAGAGCTAAGTGCTATCCGGCAGAGCCTGGGAGTTTGCCCTCAGCACAACGTCCTCTTTAGCAT GCTGACGGTGGAGGAACACATCTGGTTCTATGCACGACTAAAAGGCCTGTCTGAACTGACGGTGAAGGCTGAGATGGATCAGATCTTGTATGACACTGGTCTGCCACACAAACGCAAGTCCAAGACCAGTGAGCTCTCTG GTGGCATGCAGAGAAAGCTTTCAGTGGCACTTGCATTTGTTGGAGGATCAAAAGTCGTCATTCTGGATGAGCCAACTGCTGGGGTGGACCCTTATGCTCGCAGGGGCATTTGGGACCTCCTGCTGAAATATCGTGCAG GTCGGACCATCATCCTTTCCACTCATCACATGGATGAAGCAGACATCCTTGGTGATCGTATTGCCATCATCTCTCATGGGAAGCTATGCTGTGTAGGCTCTTCTCTCTTCCTGAAAACTCATCTGGGAACTGGATATTACTTGACACTGGTTAAGAAGGAACCAGAAGCTTCTCTGAGCTCCAGCAGAAACTCCACCACCACAGTGTCTTATATCAAAAAG GATGAAGAAGACTCAGAGAGCAGTTCAGATGCTGGTTTGGGCAGCGACCATGAGAGCGATGCTGCCACAGCTATTG GCACCTTGTGGACAGATTCACCTGTTATTCCTGCAGACACCTCTCTAATCTCTGGGCTCATCCTCAAGCACGTCCCTAACGCACGCATGGTGGAGGATCTGGGACATGAGATCACCTGTGTTCTGCCTTATGAATCGGCTAAAGACGGCGCCTTTGTTGATCTCTTCCAAGATTTAGATGACCACCTTGCCGATTTGGGCATCTCGAGTTATGGTGTTTCAGATACTACACTTGAAGAG ATTTTTCTAAAAGTGGCAGAGGACAGTGGGGTCGATACCGAAATGATGTCAG ATGGCACACTCCCTGTACGCAGACGCAGAAGACATGCCTTTGGAGCTGATCACCAGAGCTGCCTTAAACCCTCGACTGAGGATGACAATTTTGATGGCAATGATTCTGAAGCTGACCCTg ATTCCAAAGAAACAGATCACTTAAGTAGCACTGATGGTAAAGGTTCATACCAAGTCAAGGGCTGGAGCCTGAAGAGACAGCAATTTGTGGCTTTGCTGTGGAAAAGATTCCTGTATGCTCGTCGTTCCAGGAAAGGCTTTTTTGCTCAG ATTGTTCTGCCTGCCGTATTTGTGTGCATCGCTCTGGTATTCAGTCTTATTGTTCCCCCCTTTGGAAAATACCCCAGTCTTGCCCTACAGCCATGGATGTATGAAGATCAAGTTACCTTTATCAG CAACGATGCACCTGAAGACGCCAGCACTCAAAAATTACTATCTGCACTAACAGAAGCCCCTGGCTTTGGAACACGCTGCATGCATGGAGAACCAGAACC AGATTTTCTGTGCACTATGGGTGATGAGGAGTGGTCCATACCAGAGGTGGCAGAAAATTTGTGGGATGTATTCTTGAATAAAAACTGGACCATGGAAAACCCATCTCCAGAGTGTGAGTGCAGCTGTGATGGCAAAAAGAAGATGCTCCCAGAATGCCCTGCTGGTGCTGGAGGCCTTCCACCTCCACAGATAAAGATCAGTGAGAGGGACACACTTCAAAACCTGACTGGAAGAAATATTTCAGACTACTTGGTGAAGACTTATGCACAAATCATTGGCAAAAG TTTGAAGAACaaagtgtgggtgaatgagttCAGATATGGAGGTTTTTCACTCGGTGCCAGAAGCACTCAGGTTCTCCCACCTGCTCAGGAGATTGATGACGCCATCTCTCGAGTGAGAGAAATATTCCACTTGCAGAAG AACTCAGGGACAGCAGCTGATCGCTTTCTTACCAGTCTCTCTGCTTTCATCAATGGCCTGGACACAAAAAATAATGTGAAG attTGGTTCAATAACAAAGGCTGGCACAGCATCGGGTCCTTTATCAGTGTGATGAGCAACGGTATTTTGCGGGCCAATCTGCCTCCAGGGAAGGACCCAAACAAATATGGCATTACAGCCTACAATCATCCTCTGAATCTTACCAAAGAGCAGATCTCACAGGTTGCATT GGTGACAACCTCAGTGGATGTGCTGGTGTCTATCTGTGTTATTTTTGCTATGTCATTCGTCCCTGCCAGCTTTGTCGTCTTTCTAATCCAAGAACGTGTGAGCAAGGCCAAGCATATGCAATTCATCAGTGGAGTACAGCCATACCTCTACTGGCTGGCCAATTTTATCTGGGATATG TGCAATTACATCGTTCCAGCCACTCTGGTCATAATCATCTTCATGTGCTTCCAACAAAAAGCCTACGTGTCTTCTACCAATCTGCCAGTACTCGCCCTGTTGCTGCTCCTGTATGG GTGGTCTATCACACCTCTGATGTACCCAGCCTCCTTTGTGTTCCAAATCCCCAGCACTGCATACGTTGTCCTGACCAGCGTCAACATACTGATTGGGATCAACGGCAGTGTGTCCACTTTTGTTCTGGAGTTGTTTGGTGGTGAT AAAGTTGGTGGCATCAATGACATATTAAAGAATGTGCTCTTGATCTTCCCTCACTTCTGTCTGGGACGAGGACTGATTGACATGGTGAAGAATCAGGCCATGGCTGATGCTCTGGAGAGATTtg GAGAAAACCATTTCCGCTCCCCTTTTGAATGGGACATGGTGGGTAAGAACCTGTTTGCCATGGCAGTAGAAGGAGCAGTCTTCTTTATAATTACTGTCCTCATCCAGTATCGCTTCTTTATCAAACCCAG AGCAGTTCGCCCTAAACTGAGTCCGATtggagaggaggatgaggatgtggcAAGGGAACGGCAAAGGATCATCAGTGGAGCAGGACAAGGAGACATCCTTGAGCTCAGAGAGCTCACAAAG gtgtatgagaggaagaaaaagccTGCAGTGGATAGGCTTTGTGTAGGAATTCCTCCAGGAGAG TGCTTTGGTCTGCTTGGAGTGAATGGGGCTGGAAAGACAAGTACTTTTAAAATGCTGACAGGAGATTCTGCAGTCACCAGTGGAGAAGCATTCCTAGCTAGGAAGAG TATACTCAGGGAAATAGATGAGGTACATCAGAACATGGGCTATTGCCCTCAGTTTGATGCGATCAATGACCTGCTGACAGGCAGAGAACATCTGGAGTTCTATGCCATCCTACGTGGCATTCCTGAAGTGGAAGTGTGTGAG gtGGCTGAGTGGGGCATCCGAAAGCTGGGCCTGATAAAATATGCTGACAAAGCAGCTGGAAGCTACAGCGGAGGCAACATGCGTAAACTCTCTACAGCCATGGCCCTCATCGGAGGCCCACCAGTGGTCTTTCTG GATGAACCCACCACTGGCATGGACCCCAAGGCCCGTAGAGCTCTGTGGAACTGCATCCTCAGCATAATCAAGGCAGGGCGCTCAGTCGTTTTGACTTCACACAG CATGGAGGAATGTGAGGCCCTGTGCACCAGAATGGCTATCATGGTAAACGGCAGATTCCGCTGTCTAGGAAGCGTCCAGCATCTGAAAAACAG GTTTGGTGATGGATACACCATCATCCTGAGGGTGGCAGGACCTGAACCAGACCTGCAACCTGTGATGAAGTTTATTGAGCTCGAGCTGCCTGGCAGTATACTGAAggagaaacacagaaacatgctgCAGTACCAGCTGCCCTCATCCTTGTCCTCCCTTGCAcacatcttcagcattcttgcCCAGCAGAAAGATTTTCTCCAGATAGAAGATTACTCCGTTTCCCAGACCACACTCGACCAG GTGTTTGTTAATTTTGCCAAGGACCAAAGTGACGACCACTGTGACCACTCCATACGGCGTAAAGAGGCAATTGTAAGCATTCCTCTGCTCGACCTGCCACCAACCTTAAAAGATGCGAGCCACAAGGAGAGCTTTGTGTGA